TATATTGGCAAAATTCTTTACAGAGAATATAAATAGCTCTTTGAAGTATTTAAGGGAATTAGGAGCATGTAGAAAGGATGAAACATATATAGTTATATTCAGTCCTATTGACCTATATGTAGATGTTAATTCCTCTACAATATATTTCTCACCTACAATTTCACCTCTAGGCTTTGGAGATATGCCAAAGTTTTTAAGTGCAATAGTATATCTTGCAACAGGTATATCTGCATCTTCAGGAAACTACACAATACTATATAATGATCCCACTGGTCAATTCAATATAAGGGGTAATGATTGGATGATTGTAGGATCCATGTTAATTAATAATTATTATTGGGCTACTAGTTTTGTAGGCTTAAATCTAAATTCAGAAAAGGCATTGAATGCAACGATGCCAAGGCTATTTCTATGGACAGCTTTTGAGACATTGAAAAGGTTATATCCTACGTATGAAATATATGCAATTCCATCGGTAATAGTTTATGATAACCAGGGGAGATTAGTACCGTGGCCAATATCTATCTATGGAGGAATACTAACAGCTGATAGGGTAAATCAAACAATGTATAGTATTGCATATGTAGGCTTATCACAACCTATACGTCTGGGGGGTTCGCCAGAATCATCTGTAGAGATATATAGGTATATCCTTATAGCAGTTTTAAGATTAAACAAAACAGTTTTAGAGAGTATCTGTATCTAGTTCCTCCTCTTCCTCTTCATCTCCTTCTTCACCCTCCTCCTCACCAACAGTAACATATTTTCCCCATTCACTAGCTCTAGTATGAGCTATCATATGTCTATATAAATCTTCTATTGAAAAGAAATATACTCCTTTCGATACAGGTGTTGAAGAAGGTTCTGTAGGACTAGGACAAATTTTTGAAATATCAGTACATAGTGGACATAGAATAAGTCCTGTAGATAAGTCCTGACATGTCTCAACTTCAAGCCCTCCTACAACCTTAAACTTCTTCTTTATCCACTTAGCCTCCCAACCATAAGACATAAAGATCTTCACCCCATCTTTAGCTACATTATACTTATTATAGTTAACATATTTTAAATTATAATGGTATTTTAGCGCCTCATTTCATATCTCATAAATATTAAGTAACATGGAATAACATTAAAACAGTTATTT
Above is a genomic segment from Ignisphaera aggregans DSM 17230 containing:
- a CDS encoding conserved hypothetical protein (KEGG: sto:ST0199 hypothetical protein~SPTR: Q976J1 Putative uncharacterized protein ST0199) codes for the protein MSYGWEAKWIKKKFKVVGGLEVETCQDLSTGLILCPLCTDISKICPSPTEPSSTPVSKGVYFFSIEDLYRHMIAHTRASEWGKYVTVGEEEGEEGDEEEEEELDTDTL